A genomic region of Candidatus Brocadiaceae bacterium contains the following coding sequences:
- a CDS encoding type II secretion system protein — translation MTPRRQGFSLIELLVVITIIAILAALLMPALKSATDRARRTSCMNNLQQIAKAKEMYLLAYRVECPWLSSLYPEFIDQKKVYVCPGDPYDGTEGGKPPWDCYYNKSHDPPYSGQFRETDDLAINRTGEDNWTYTVPQWRTQPAFTITREGYKVRIPGLRRSIEPYKLRNESIEACSYIYEFSVARCYWADNNDADRATLGGNGDGVVSWREQKTVVEMKGYGKAEAYGTCIPVVRCFYHTSEDLKPTDHVVNLGAHHAVYLSGPTGDGWKEHCRPTPTADS, via the coding sequence ATGACACCGCGGAGACAGGGATTCTCACTGATCGAACTCCTTGTGGTCATCACGATCATCGCGATCCTGGCCGCACTGCTGATGCCCGCGCTGAAGTCCGCCACCGATCGCGCCCGGCGTACCAGTTGCATGAACAACCTGCAGCAGATCGCCAAGGCCAAGGAGATGTACCTCCTCGCCTACCGGGTGGAGTGCCCCTGGCTGAGCAGCCTGTACCCGGAGTTCATCGACCAGAAGAAGGTCTACGTCTGCCCCGGCGATCCCTACGACGGCACCGAGGGCGGCAAGCCCCCCTGGGACTGCTACTACAACAAGTCCCACGACCCGCCGTACAGCGGCCAATTCCGCGAGACGGACGACCTGGCCATCAACCGGACCGGCGAGGACAACTGGACCTATACCGTGCCGCAATGGCGCACACAGCCCGCCTTCACGATCACGCGCGAAGGCTACAAGGTCCGCATCCCCGGCCTGCGCCGATCCATCGAACCCTACAAGCTGCGCAACGAGTCCATCGAGGCCTGCTCCTACATCTACGAGTTCAGCGTCGCCCGCTGCTACTGGGCCGACAACAACGACGCCGACCGGGCCACCCTGGGCGGCAACGGCGACGGCGTCGTCTCATGGCGCGAGCAGAAGACCGTCGTCGAGATGAAGGGCTACGGCAAGGCGGAAGCCTACGGCACCTGCATTCCCGTGGTGCGCTGCTTCTACCACACCAGCGAGGACCTCAAGCCCACCGACCATGTCGTCAACCTCGGCGCCCACCATGCCGTGTATCTGAGCGGCCCGACCGGCGACGGCTGGAAGGAACACTGCCGGCCCACGCCGACCGCGGACTCGTAG
- the dnaE gene encoding DNA polymerase III subunit alpha encodes MSAPSFCHLHVHTQYSLLDGACRIAPMAEAAARMGMPAVAVTDHGNMYGVVDFYKAMRAAGVKPIIGCEVYYTPGDRRARERGTGADGLSHLTLLAADATGYANLLKLASLAYLEGLYYKPRVDWELLADCAEGIVCLSGCLQSRLNQFLLRGAHDAAERWLGDLRGLFGPERLYVEVQDHGIPEQREVLSPGVELARRLGIPLAATNDCHYLEAADASWHDVLLCISTRTTLDDPNRLRMSSEQFHFKSPEEMARTFADLPEALSNTVRIAEMCNVELDVGRKYPAFRREGTDPEEHAALLRRLAEEGLRERHGELSDPMRQQLEYELSVIEKMGYVDYFLIVWDLIRFARENRIPVGLRGSGGGSLVVHALRIGDLNPLDYDLIFNRFLDPERKEAPDLDIDVCELRRGELIDYVRGRYGSQSTAQIITFGTLRARNCVRDVGRVLGMELKEVDRIARLMPQAPKQTIENALEGAPELVKMAREDQAVGRLLDYARKIEGLPRHASTHAAGVVIGDRPLWEMVPLCRLSEGEAMTQWSMDELAAVGMLKMDFLGLRALTIVDKVCRVIRQSGRQAPDLRVGMLDTNDAATYRLIREGLTQGVFQLGSGGIRRLLKRLEPSCLEDLIAAVALYRPGPLQSGMVEDFINRRHGREQISYPDPAFEPILKPTYGVIVYQEQIMRIAQRIARMRMGDAYTMIKAIGKKAEAVIQRYCEQFITGAVENGVDRGTAEEIFGLILHFAGYGFNKAHAAAYAYLSFVTAYLKAHHPTEFMAASMTCEMDKTHEVVALMEEAPRLGIEVLPPDINESGAEFTPVAPGKLRFGLGAVKNVGARAVESVIAARDAGGPFLSLFDFCERVDPHEVSRGALDALMKAGCFDGLPGSRAQQMALLDTAIKVGTRARKDRQSGQASLFADVSEPDPDKRMAANLPDVPPLSPRELARQEKEALGLYVRCDPLVEHRGRLARFCTALSDELASLPDEREVVVGGLIEEVKRRTTRAKDPMAVLKVLDIHNSLECVLFPRAFERFSDQVVEGAVLLFAGRVSHTRATSVQVEEVIAIEQAQARLAEGVRIRLPADEADGAVWRRLREVLERHPGRAPVHVELVAQEFRLLARVANGFTVDASEPLAREIEEVAGEGSVRFDIRSGLGRDRAPNRWKGKRDAHTGH; translated from the coding sequence ATGTCTGCTCCGTCTTTCTGCCACCTGCACGTGCACACCCAGTACAGCCTCCTGGACGGCGCCTGCCGCATCGCCCCCATGGCGGAGGCGGCCGCGCGCATGGGCATGCCGGCCGTGGCCGTGACCGACCACGGCAACATGTACGGCGTCGTCGACTTCTACAAGGCCATGCGGGCGGCGGGCGTCAAGCCGATCATCGGCTGCGAGGTCTATTACACGCCGGGCGACCGCCGCGCGCGCGAGCGCGGCACCGGCGCCGACGGGCTCTCGCACCTGACGTTGCTGGCGGCCGACGCGACCGGCTACGCGAACCTGCTGAAGCTGGCCAGCCTGGCCTATCTGGAGGGGCTCTACTACAAGCCGCGGGTGGACTGGGAGCTGCTCGCGGACTGCGCCGAGGGGATCGTGTGCCTGAGCGGCTGCCTGCAGAGCCGCCTGAACCAGTTCCTGCTGCGCGGCGCACACGACGCGGCCGAGCGGTGGCTGGGCGACCTGCGCGGCCTGTTCGGGCCCGAACGCCTCTACGTGGAGGTGCAGGACCACGGCATCCCCGAGCAGAGAGAGGTGCTGAGCCCGGGCGTGGAACTGGCCCGGCGGCTGGGCATCCCGCTGGCGGCGACCAACGACTGCCACTACCTGGAGGCGGCCGACGCCTCGTGGCACGACGTGCTGCTGTGCATCAGCACCCGCACGACGCTGGACGACCCGAACCGGCTGCGCATGTCCAGCGAGCAGTTCCACTTCAAGTCTCCGGAGGAGATGGCCCGGACGTTCGCCGACCTGCCGGAGGCGCTGTCGAACACCGTGCGCATCGCCGAGATGTGCAACGTCGAGCTGGACGTCGGCCGCAAGTACCCGGCCTTCCGCCGGGAGGGCACCGACCCGGAGGAGCACGCGGCCCTGCTCCGCCGCCTGGCCGAGGAGGGGCTGCGGGAGCGCCACGGTGAGCTGTCCGACCCGATGCGCCAGCAGCTCGAATACGAGCTGTCGGTCATTGAGAAGATGGGCTACGTGGACTACTTCCTGATTGTCTGGGACCTGATCCGGTTCGCCCGGGAGAACCGCATCCCGGTGGGGCTGCGCGGCAGCGGCGGCGGCAGCCTGGTCGTGCACGCGCTGCGGATCGGCGACCTGAACCCGCTGGACTACGACCTGATCTTCAACCGTTTCCTGGACCCCGAGCGCAAGGAGGCGCCGGACCTGGACATCGACGTGTGCGAACTGCGGCGGGGCGAGCTGATCGACTACGTGCGCGGGCGTTACGGCAGCCAGAGCACCGCCCAGATCATCACCTTCGGCACCCTGAGGGCCCGCAACTGCGTCCGCGACGTCGGGCGCGTCCTGGGCATGGAACTGAAGGAGGTGGACAGGATTGCGCGGCTGATGCCGCAGGCCCCGAAGCAGACGATCGAGAACGCCCTCGAGGGCGCCCCCGAGCTGGTGAAGATGGCTCGTGAAGACCAGGCGGTCGGCCGCCTGCTCGACTACGCGCGCAAGATCGAGGGGCTGCCCCGGCACGCGAGCACCCACGCCGCCGGCGTCGTGATCGGCGATCGACCCCTCTGGGAGATGGTGCCCCTGTGCCGTCTCAGCGAGGGCGAGGCGATGACGCAGTGGTCCATGGACGAGCTGGCCGCCGTGGGCATGCTCAAGATGGACTTCCTGGGCCTGCGCGCCCTGACGATCGTCGACAAGGTCTGCCGCGTGATCCGCCAGAGCGGCCGCCAGGCGCCGGACCTGCGCGTGGGCATGCTCGACACGAACGATGCCGCCACCTACCGCCTGATCCGCGAGGGCCTGACCCAGGGCGTCTTCCAACTGGGCAGCGGCGGCATCCGCCGCCTGCTCAAGCGCCTGGAGCCGAGCTGTCTGGAGGACCTGATCGCGGCCGTGGCCCTCTACCGGCCCGGGCCGCTGCAGAGCGGCATGGTGGAGGACTTCATCAACCGCCGGCACGGGCGCGAGCAGATCTCGTATCCCGACCCGGCCTTCGAGCCCATCCTGAAGCCCACCTACGGCGTGATCGTCTACCAGGAGCAGATCATGCGCATCGCCCAGCGGATCGCCAGGATGCGCATGGGCGACGCCTACACGATGATCAAGGCGATCGGCAAGAAGGCCGAGGCCGTCATCCAGCGCTACTGCGAGCAGTTCATCACGGGCGCGGTCGAGAACGGCGTGGACCGGGGCACGGCCGAGGAGATATTCGGGCTGATCCTCCACTTCGCCGGGTACGGCTTCAACAAGGCGCATGCGGCCGCCTACGCCTACCTGTCGTTCGTGACCGCCTACCTGAAGGCCCACCACCCCACCGAGTTCATGGCGGCCAGCATGACGTGCGAGATGGACAAGACGCACGAGGTGGTGGCCCTGATGGAAGAGGCGCCGCGGCTGGGCATCGAGGTGCTGCCGCCCGACATCAACGAGAGCGGGGCGGAGTTCACGCCGGTGGCGCCGGGCAAGCTGCGCTTCGGGCTCGGGGCGGTCAAGAACGTCGGGGCGCGCGCCGTCGAGAGCGTCATCGCCGCGCGGGACGCCGGCGGCCCGTTCCTGAGCCTGTTCGACTTCTGCGAGCGCGTGGACCCTCACGAGGTCTCCCGCGGGGCGCTCGACGCGCTGATGAAGGCCGGCTGCTTCGACGGCCTGCCCGGCAGCCGGGCCCAGCAGATGGCGCTGCTGGACACGGCGATCAAGGTGGGCACACGCGCCCGCAAGGACCGGCAGTCCGGCCAGGCCAGCCTGTTTGCGGACGTCTCCGAGCCCGACCCCGACAAGCGTATGGCCGCCAACCTGCCGGACGTTCCGCCGCTCTCGCCCCGGGAACTGGCGCGCCAGGAGAAGGAGGCCCTGGGCCTCTACGTGCGTTGCGACCCCCTGGTGGAGCACCGCGGGCGCCTGGCCCGGTTCTGCACCGCGCTGAGCGACGAGCTGGCCTCCCTGCCCGACGAGCGCGAGGTGGTCGTCGGCGGCCTGATCGAGGAGGTCAAGCGCCGCACCACCCGTGCCAAGGACCCCATGGCGGTCCTGAAGGTGCTGGACATCCACAACTCGCTGGAGTGCGTGTTGTTCCCGCGCGCCTTCGAACGCTTCAGCGACCAGGTGGTGGAGGGCGCCGTTCTGCTGTTCGCGGGCCGCGTGAGCCACACCCGCGCCACCAGCGTGCAGGTCGAGGAGGTCATCGCCATCGAGCAGGCCCAGGCGCGTCTGGCCGAGGGCGTGCGCATCCGGCTGCCGGCCGACGAGGCCGACGGGGCGGTCTGGCGCCGGCTGCGGGAGGTGCTGGAGCGCCATCCGGGGCGGGCGCCCGTGCACGTCGAGCTGGTGGCCCAGGAGTTCCGGCTCCTGGCCCGCGTCGCCAACGGGTTCACGGTCGATGCCTCCGAGCCCCTGGCCCGGGAGATCGAGGAGGTGGCGGGGGAGGGCTCCGTGCGGTTCGACATCCGCTCCGGGCTGGGGCGCGACCGGGCCCCCAACCGCTGGAAGGGGAAGCGCGATGCGCATACTGGGCATTGA
- the ruvC gene encoding crossover junction endodeoxyribonuclease RuvC, translating to MRILGIDPGTRVCGYAVIEVNGPDARAVDYGVVRAGGDSLARRLQAVHDGLRTIIDRFGPGVAALEGAFFGKNALSALKIGEGRGVALLAAAEGGLEVIEYAPAEVKKAVTGNGRAQKGQVQQMVRVLLNLPEIPQPEDAADALAIALCHFHRLPR from the coding sequence ATGCGCATACTGGGCATTGACCCCGGCACCCGGGTCTGCGGCTATGCCGTCATCGAGGTGAACGGACCGGATGCCCGTGCGGTGGACTACGGTGTGGTGCGGGCCGGGGGGGATTCACTGGCCCGGCGCCTCCAGGCGGTCCATGACGGCCTGCGGACCATCATCGACCGCTTCGGTCCCGGCGTGGCGGCGCTGGAGGGGGCCTTCTTCGGCAAGAACGCTCTGTCGGCGCTCAAGATCGGCGAGGGGCGCGGCGTGGCGCTCCTGGCGGCGGCCGAGGGCGGGCTCGAGGTGATCGAGTACGCGCCGGCCGAGGTCAAGAAGGCCGTCACGGGCAACGGCCGGGCGCAGAAGGGCCAGGTGCAGCAGATGGTGCGCGTCCTGCTGAATCTGCCGGAGATTCCCCAGCCGGAAGACGCCGCCGACGCGCTGGCGATCGCCCTGTGCCACTTCCACCGTCTGCCGCGCTAA
- a CDS encoding metallophosphoesterase family protein, whose amino-acid sequence MAMKALISDIHGNLEALEAVLREIRHQGIDEVWCLGDVVGYGPNPVECADLIRKNCSLALMGNHDWALLNSPVGFNTLATAMIYKTKEWMRITDSSTEQDKERWDFLSQLPLSAEVDGMFLVHASPRAELSEYILPSDVSHDPQKFEEIFSMIDRVCLVGHSHVPCCITEGLGVSTVRGENVTIELDDRKRIINIGSVGQPRDGDNRACFVTLNDEILRYSRVPYDYRRTMEKITKLGEEFQMLGYRLGLGR is encoded by the coding sequence ATGGCGATGAAGGCTCTGATTTCGGACATCCACGGCAATCTCGAAGCGCTCGAAGCCGTGTTGAGGGAGATACGCCATCAGGGCATCGACGAGGTCTGGTGCCTGGGCGATGTCGTGGGCTACGGTCCGAACCCGGTCGAATGCGCGGACCTGATCCGGAAGAACTGCTCCCTGGCCCTGATGGGGAACCACGACTGGGCGCTGCTGAACAGCCCGGTGGGGTTCAACACGCTGGCCACGGCCATGATCTACAAGACCAAGGAGTGGATGCGGATCACCGACAGTTCGACGGAGCAGGACAAGGAGCGCTGGGACTTCCTGTCCCAGCTCCCGCTCAGCGCCGAGGTCGACGGCATGTTCCTGGTTCACGCCTCCCCGCGGGCCGAGCTGAGCGAGTACATCCTGCCGTCCGACGTCTCGCACGACCCGCAGAAGTTCGAAGAGATCTTCAGCATGATCGACCGCGTCTGCCTGGTCGGGCATTCGCACGTGCCCTGCTGCATCACCGAAGGCCTGGGAGTGTCGACCGTGCGGGGCGAGAACGTGACGATCGAACTGGACGACCGCAAGCGCATCATCAACATCGGGTCGGTCGGCCAGCCGCGCGACGGGGACAACCGCGCCTGCTTCGTGACGCTGAACGACGAGATCCTCCGCTACTCGCGCGTCCCCTACGACTACCGCCGCACCATGGAGAAGATCACGAAGCTTGGCGAGGAGTTCCAGATGCTCGGCTACCGGCTGGGGCTGGGACGTTGA
- a CDS encoding RnfABCDGE type electron transport complex subunit B, producing MVLTAVASMLVLGVLFGFGLSIAARRLRVDEDPRIERALAALPGVNCGACGFSGCRGYAEAIVGGEKVTLCTAGGPGAAAVLAELMGVEVDATVRRRAVVHCRGGADCCGDAFDYVGEPDCRAAQLIGGGPKSCAYGCLGFGTCASVCPYGAITMSEQRLPVIDADKCTACGLCVRACPRRILSLLPVHYTTYLGCASRERGKTVKAVCSVGCIGCGLCARKDPNGAIEMVDNLPVLDFEKAGGDFSAAAEVCPTHSYVVEAHAVAPADAGPAERQVQPV from the coding sequence ATGGTTCTGACTGCCGTCGCGTCGATGCTCGTGCTGGGAGTCCTGTTCGGGTTCGGGCTGTCCATCGCGGCGCGCCGGCTGCGTGTGGACGAGGACCCGCGCATCGAGCGCGCACTGGCCGCCCTGCCGGGCGTCAACTGCGGCGCCTGCGGCTTCTCCGGCTGCCGCGGCTACGCCGAGGCCATCGTGGGCGGCGAGAAGGTGACCTTGTGCACGGCCGGCGGGCCGGGCGCCGCGGCCGTGCTGGCCGAACTGATGGGTGTGGAGGTGGACGCCACGGTCCGGCGCCGGGCCGTCGTGCACTGCCGCGGCGGCGCCGACTGCTGCGGGGACGCCTTTGACTACGTCGGAGAGCCGGACTGCCGGGCCGCGCAGTTGATCGGCGGAGGGCCGAAGTCCTGCGCCTACGGGTGCCTCGGGTTCGGCACCTGCGCGTCCGTCTGTCCGTACGGAGCCATCACGATGAGCGAGCAGCGCCTGCCCGTCATCGACGCCGACAAGTGCACCGCCTGCGGGCTCTGCGTCCGCGCCTGCCCCCGCAGGATCCTGTCGCTGCTTCCGGTGCACTATACCACCTACCTGGGCTGCGCGTCGCGTGAACGCGGCAAGACCGTCAAGGCCGTCTGCTCGGTGGGCTGCATCGGCTGCGGCCTCTGCGCGCGCAAGGACCCGAACGGCGCCATCGAGATGGTCGACAACCTGCCGGTGCTGGACTTCGAGAAGGCGGGAGGCGACTTCTCGGCGGCCGCCGAGGTCTGCCCGACGCACTCCTACGTGGTCGAGGCGCACGCGGTCGCGCCGGCCGATGCGGGGCCGGCTGAGCGCCAGGTTCAGCCGGTGTGA
- a CDS encoding 4Fe-4S binding protein, with the protein MVVVDEQECTGCQTCVDVCPVGAISMVDGVAHIDPEECSGCLACVEECPVEAISEK; encoded by the coding sequence ATGGTCGTCGTAGACGAACAGGAATGCACGGGCTGCCAGACGTGCGTGGACGTGTGCCCCGTCGGCGCGATCTCGATGGTCGACGGCGTCGCCCACATTGACCCCGAGGAGTGCAGCGGGTGTCTGGCGTGCGTCGAGGAGTGCCCGGTCGAAGCCATTTCAGAGAAATAG
- a CDS encoding Gfo/Idh/MocA family oxidoreductase — translation MAKAKRDPIRVGIIGLGRSGYDIHVHHIRRDRRYQVVAVADPVAEMRAEAEKDLKVDAYEDHRRLLERDDLDLAVIAAPSHLHLPMTLDAFKAGLHVLCEKPLAPTVRDVDRMIAASKRAGRLLAIYQQSRFAPYYSQVCKVIDSGVLGRIVMIKVVVNTFSRRWDWQVLQEYAGGCLLNTGAHMLDQLLQLYGKGMPEVKCAMDRANPFGDADDHVKVLLTGRNRPTIDLEISHCAAYPSPFLYKVYGTLGGLVATRGEAKWRYYRPEKAPKQALSRTPLPGRKWCREELPWVEKTWTVPKSKANMFPVMARIFYNRLHEALTEGAPLVITPQQVRRQIAVIEECRRQNPLPKRRAR, via the coding sequence ATGGCAAAGGCGAAGCGGGACCCCATCCGCGTCGGCATCATCGGGCTCGGTCGCAGCGGCTACGACATCCACGTCCACCACATCCGGCGGGACCGCCGCTACCAGGTCGTCGCCGTCGCCGATCCGGTGGCCGAGATGCGGGCGGAGGCCGAGAAGGACCTGAAGGTCGACGCCTACGAAGACCACCGCCGCCTGCTCGAACGGGACGACCTGGACCTGGCCGTCATCGCCGCGCCGTCCCATCTGCACCTGCCCATGACGCTCGACGCGTTCAAGGCGGGCCTTCACGTGCTCTGCGAGAAGCCCCTGGCGCCGACCGTGCGCGACGTGGATCGGATGATCGCGGCCTCGAAGCGGGCTGGCAGGCTGCTGGCCATCTACCAGCAGTCGCGGTTCGCCCCCTACTACTCGCAGGTCTGCAAGGTGATCGATTCCGGCGTTCTGGGCCGGATCGTCATGATCAAGGTCGTGGTCAACACGTTCTCCCGGCGGTGGGACTGGCAGGTTCTGCAGGAGTATGCCGGCGGCTGCCTGCTCAACACCGGCGCGCACATGCTGGATCAGCTCCTGCAGCTCTACGGCAAGGGCATGCCCGAGGTGAAGTGCGCCATGGACCGCGCCAACCCGTTCGGCGACGCCGACGACCACGTCAAGGTGCTCCTGACGGGCAGGAACCGCCCCACCATCGACCTGGAGATCTCCCACTGCGCCGCCTATCCGTCGCCCTTCCTGTACAAGGTCTACGGCACGCTCGGCGGCCTGGTCGCCACTCGGGGCGAGGCGAAGTGGCGCTACTACCGGCCGGAGAAGGCGCCGAAGCAGGCGCTCAGCCGCACTCCCCTGCCGGGACGCAAGTGGTGCCGCGAAGAACTCCCCTGGGTCGAGAAGACCTGGACCGTGCCGAAGAGCAAGGCGAACATGTTCCCGGTGATGGCCCGCATCTTCTACAACCGTCTGCACGAAGCGCTCACGGAGGGCGCGCCGCTGGTGATCACACCGCAACAGGTCCGCCGGCAGATCGCCGTCATCGAAGAATGCCGCCGACAGAACCCGCTCCCGAAACGGCGTGCTCGCTGA
- a CDS encoding Gfo/Idh/MocA family oxidoreductase — MAKAKKRKQIRVGVIGQGRSGYDIHVGHLRTDRRFKVVAVADPLERQRADAVNELGADGYADHADLLARDDLDLVVNASPSHLRVPIALEAFKAGHNVLCEKPLARTVRDVDRMIRAAKGAGKLLAVYQQSRFAPYFEQVKKVIDSGVLGRIVMIKCAFNGFARRWDWQTLQENHGGNLLNTGPHPMDQVLQLFGDGKPEVKCIMDRANTWGNAEDHVKVLLTGKNRPTIDLEISSCAAYSPYTYMVYGTKGGLTATTTEAKWKYFRPVRAPKQTLIRTPLEGRQYCREKLPWVEKTWTVPKGRAHLFPTMAKAFYTQLYNALTEGTPLIVTLEQVRRQIAVMEECHRQNPLSKRRGWGV, encoded by the coding sequence ATGGCGAAGGCGAAGAAGCGAAAGCAGATTCGGGTCGGCGTCATCGGACAGGGACGCAGCGGGTACGACATTCACGTTGGGCACCTGCGGACGGATCGGCGCTTCAAGGTCGTCGCCGTCGCAGACCCCCTGGAACGGCAGCGCGCGGACGCCGTGAACGAACTGGGGGCGGACGGCTACGCGGACCACGCCGACCTGCTGGCTCGCGATGATCTTGACCTCGTGGTCAATGCCTCGCCATCGCACCTGCGCGTGCCGATCGCCCTCGAGGCGTTCAAGGCCGGCCACAACGTACTGTGCGAGAAGCCGCTGGCACGCACCGTGCGCGACGTGGACCGGATGATCCGCGCCGCCAAGGGCGCCGGCAAGCTGCTGGCCGTCTACCAGCAGTCGCGCTTCGCCCCGTATTTCGAGCAGGTGAAGAAGGTCATCGACTCCGGCGTGCTCGGGCGCATCGTGATGATCAAGTGCGCCTTCAACGGGTTTGCCCGCCGGTGGGACTGGCAGACGCTGCAGGAGAACCACGGCGGAAACCTGCTCAACACGGGCCCGCACCCGATGGACCAGGTGCTCCAGCTCTTCGGGGACGGCAAGCCCGAAGTGAAGTGCATCATGGACCGGGCCAACACGTGGGGCAACGCCGAGGACCATGTGAAGGTGCTGCTGACCGGCAAGAACCGCCCGACCATCGATCTGGAGATCTCCTCGTGCGCCGCCTATTCGCCCTACACCTACATGGTCTATGGCACGAAGGGCGGCCTGACGGCGACGACGACCGAGGCGAAGTGGAAGTACTTCCGCCCGGTTAGGGCGCCGAAGCAGACGCTCATCCGCACGCCGCTCGAAGGGCGCCAGTACTGCCGGGAGAAGCTGCCCTGGGTCGAGAAGACCTGGACCGTGCCCAAGGGCAGGGCGCACCTCTTCCCGACCATGGCGAAGGCGTTCTACACCCAGCTCTACAACGCATTGACGGAGGGGACGCCGCTGATCGTCACCCTCGAACAGGTGCGCCGGCAGATCGCCGTCATGGAGGAGTGCCACCGGCAGAACCCGCTCTCGAAGCGGCGGGGCTGGGGCGTCTGA
- a CDS encoding flavodoxin family protein, with amino-acid sequence MTTVLAVAGSARREGNSDAVLEAALDALRERGADVSVLYPYRMSITPCRSCNACWETGRCVIRDEMQDLYPRFDAADHVVVAAPLYFTSLPGHLKVLVDRFQAHWVRTYRLKQGPRARRRGMFLCVGAMDRERYYRCTLTIVKTWLSCLNMACAVSRFYGGVDAPDALVRARPEYLADARTAAAELLGDVGA; translated from the coding sequence ATGACCACCGTTCTGGCCGTTGCCGGCAGCGCACGGCGCGAGGGAAACAGCGACGCCGTGCTCGAGGCCGCGCTGGACGCCCTGCGCGAGCGCGGCGCCGACGTCTCCGTCCTCTACCCGTATCGGATGTCCATCACCCCGTGCCGTTCGTGCAACGCGTGCTGGGAAACGGGCCGGTGCGTCATCCGGGACGAGATGCAGGACCTGTACCCCCGCTTCGACGCCGCCGACCACGTCGTGGTGGCGGCGCCGCTCTACTTCACGTCCCTGCCGGGCCACCTGAAGGTGCTGGTCGACCGCTTCCAGGCCCACTGGGTGCGCACCTACCGGCTCAAGCAGGGGCCCCGGGCGCGCCGCCGGGGCATGTTCCTGTGTGTCGGCGCAATGGACCGCGAGCGCTACTACCGGTGCACGCTGACGATCGTCAAGACGTGGCTGTCGTGCCTGAACATGGCGTGCGCCGTCAGCCGCTTCTACGGCGGCGTGGACGCGCCCGACGCCCTCGTGCGTGCCCGCCCGGAGTACCTGGCCGATGCGCGCACGGCGGCCGCCGAGCTGCTGGGCGACGTCGGCGCATAG
- the queC gene encoding 7-cyano-7-deazaguanine synthase QueC — protein sequence MANDNTSGRRAVVLLSGGLDSATALAVAVHRGYECRALSFRYGQRHEVELQAARLVAASLGAVEHRVLDLPIAELGGSALTDPAAPLPAGRSAHDTAPAIPPTYVPARNTIFLAFALACAEVTGSDTVFVGVNAVDYSGYPDCRPAFIEAFERLAALATKRAVEGRPTQIAAPLIGMTKADIIRTGIRLGVDYSLTISCYDADSHGRACGRCDSCRLRARGFADAGVPDPTPYAAAPPEETQP from the coding sequence ATGGCGAACGACAACACATCCGGGCGGCGGGCCGTCGTGCTGCTGAGCGGCGGGCTCGACTCGGCGACCGCGCTGGCCGTGGCCGTCCACCGGGGCTACGAGTGCCGCGCGCTGAGCTTCCGCTACGGCCAGCGGCATGAGGTGGAACTCCAGGCCGCCCGGCTCGTCGCCGCGTCCCTCGGCGCCGTCGAGCACCGCGTGCTGGACCTGCCCATCGCCGAACTGGGCGGCTCCGCGCTGACGGACCCGGCCGCTCCCCTGCCGGCGGGTCGGTCGGCCCACGACACCGCGCCGGCCATCCCCCCCACCTACGTGCCCGCGCGCAACACGATCTTCCTGGCCTTCGCGCTCGCCTGCGCGGAGGTGACGGGGTCCGACACCGTCTTCGTGGGCGTCAATGCGGTGGACTACAGCGGCTACCCGGACTGCCGGCCGGCGTTCATCGAAGCATTCGAACGCCTCGCCGCCCTGGCCACGAAGCGCGCCGTCGAGGGGCGCCCCACGCAGATCGCCGCGCCGCTGATCGGCATGACCAAGGCCGATATCATCCGCACGGGAATCCGCCTTGGCGTGGACTACTCCCTGACGATCAGCTGCTACGACGCCGATTCCCACGGCCGCGCCTGCGGGCGGTGCGACAGTTGCCGTCTGCGCGCCCGAGGGTTCGCCGACGCCGGTGTGCCGGACCCCACCCCCTATGCCGCCGCCCCGCCGGAGGAGACGCAACCATGA